The Streptomyces sp. A2-16 sequence GGGCAGGTCGAGACCCCGCAGCAAGGGGAGCCGGGCCGGTTCCGTGATCAGCAGGCGGCACTCGGTGTGCAGGATGTCGCGGGCGAGCTCGGAGCCCCGGCGGGTGGGGTTGATACCGGCAACGGCGGCGCGGGCGAGGGCAGCGGCGCTCAACCACATCGGGTATTCCGGGGTGTTGTCGAGGAGCACGCCGATGTGGGCGCCGGGGCCCGGCAGCAGGTCACCGAGCAGTGCCGCCCGCGCGGCGGCACCGGCCGCCACCTCGTGGTGGGTGAACACCCGCCCCTCGAACCACAGTCCGGGCCGGTGGTCCCCCCACCGCCCGGCGACGAGCTCCGCGACCGTACGCCTCCTGGAGTCCATGGGGGCGTACGGTAATTGACGGACCGTCAGATGTGGAGGGCTAGGACATCGCGGCGAAGGCGACCATGAAGCCCCCGCAGACCAGCACGACCAGACCGGCGAAGGCGAGCACCGCACAGGCGGCGCACCCGTGGCCGCCCCGGCCGGGACGGGCCGTGGCCACGACGTCGGGGCCGTCGGCGTAGTGGACGGTGACGATGTCCCCCTCGAGCGTCGTCCCCGGACCGCCCTCCTCCTCGAAACGGACGACTCGGCCCTCGCGGGTTCTGAACTCGTACACATGGCGCAGGCTCGTGCGCACCCGCGTGTCGCCGCCCCCGTGCGCCATCGCGTACACCCGCAGGCACTCCGCCTCGGCCGTCAGCCCGCTGCGCCAGGCCCGGCGCATCCGGAGCCAGCGGCGCACCATGAGGTACGCGCCGAAGAGAGCCACGGCCATGATCAGGCCGGGAACAAGGTAGAAGAAGGCGCCCATGGCAGATCCCCCGAGGTCAGGCACCGATCGCTTGATCGTGTGGGGGAACCTACCCCGGGGGAAGCCTGGACTGTCTCAAGCGATGCTCAGAACGTGACGTCCGAGCAGGCGTAGAACGCGTTCGTCGTGTCGGCGATCGTCCACACCGCGACGATCACATGCCGTCCGCTGAGCCCGGACGGCAGGGTGCCGCTGTGCGAGAGGGTGGAGGGAGGCCGCTGGCCGTTGTAGGGGACGGTCAGGAACGGGGTCAGGTTGAGGTCGGAGCGGGCCAGGTTGTGGTTCTGGTTCCAGCCCGCCTTGGTGACGTAGTACTTGAAGTCGGTCGTCGCGTGCATCGCGGTGAACTGCCAGCGGAACGTGTAGCTCTGACCGCCGGTCACCCTGGTCGCCGGCCAGGCGCCGCCCGACGGTGTCCTCGGCGCGCTGAGCTGGCTGAACTGACTCAGACCGGCGTTGCATATCTGCCCGTCGGCCGGACCGCCGGCCGGGAAGCCCTTCGGGCCCTCGACGCTCTGCGGCTCCCACTGGATCGAGCCGCAGTTCGTCACGGTGCCGTTCTGGCAGAGCTTCTGCCTGCTGATGGGGAGGTCGGTGTAGCCGTGGCTGCTGGCGCCGCCGGAGGAGAGGACTACGGCTCCGGTGGTGGCGAGGCCCACCACGGCGGCGTACCACTTGGTCTTTCTGCGCATGCTGCCGCTCCTGGAGAACGTGGGGGATGTTCCGTGAGGGGTGCAGGTCTAGACCAAGTCCCAGATTATTGCCGGTTGTTGAACATGTCCATACCAGTCACGCCCCCTGTTCTCCGCGCCCCGCGCAGAACGCCACCGTCAAGTCCTTCACCAGAGCCTTGCGTTCGTAGTCGTCCAGTTCCACCAGACCCCGCATGGTCAGCCGGGTCACCGTGTCCTCCACCGAGTCCACCACCGACGTCAGCATGGTGGCCCGGTGCTGGGCGTCCAGCGCGGCGATGCGGCGGCGGTGCATCGCGGCGGCGACCTCCGGGGCGTACTCGACGCGCAGCGGCTGGACGGAGAACACCTGGACGCCGACCGGCGCGGTCTCCGCGGCCACCAGCCGGGTCAGCGCCTCCCCCGCCGCGTCGACCGAACCGCGCCCCGAACCCGGCGCCTCCACCGGGACCCGGGCCAGCGCGGCCTCGACGCACTCGCGCAGGTACGTCTCGTGGTCGTCCACGCCGAGCGTGGCCCGCGCGGTGTCCCGCACCCGCCACACCACCAGGACGACGACCCTGAGCGCGACCCCGCTCGCGTCGGCGGCCGGCATCGGCTCACCGCGCCAGTGCCGCAGCCGCACGTCGACCCGGCGGCGCAGCAGCAACGGGTTGACCCACAGCAGGCCGGTGCGCCGGACGGTCCCCCGGTAGCGGCCGAACAGCCCGAGCACCCAGGCGCGTCCGGTGCGGCCCCGGGCCAGCCCGCCGAAGCCGAAGAGGCCGAGGGCACCGGCTCCGGCGTACGCCGCCCACTGCGCCGGACCGAGCCCCGCACCCGCGGACGCCGGGACCCGGAGGGCCTCCAGGACGAGCGGGGGCAGCAGTCCGGCCCACCACGAGGTGACCGCGCACCCGGCCAGCCCGCAGGCACCGGCGAGGACACCCACCGAGCCCGGCAGCACCCGCGCGGGGCGCTCGGCCAGCTCGGGGTCGACGTCGGGGACGGGGCGGGGGGTGACCTGGCCGGGTCGGCGCAGGCGCGGCTGCTCTCCGGTGCCCTGTCTGCGGGCCACCACTGCCGGCTTGAGCGGGACCGACACCGGGTCCGGGTCGTCACGGAAGAGCAGATGGACCGGGATCTCAGTGGTCGCCTCGTTCTGGATGAGCCGGGCGGGCCTGGACGGTCCCTCGGACTCGGGCGTGTGTGAAGTGGTCGTGCTCATGAGTGCCTCCAGCCTCCGCGCCAGATGCGTCACAACAGGTGATTCGAGCGGGTGATGCGGGCCCGGGTGACAGCCGGACCGGGTGATACGGGCCCGGGTCGTAACTGGGCCACGTACTGGCGGCCCGGGTGGTAGCCGGGCCAGGTGCGACGGCCCGGGTGGCGACCGGACCGGGTGATGCAGGCCCGGGTGATGACCGGGCCAGGTGCCGGCGGCCCGGGTGACGGCCGGGCCGGGCGGTCATGAGAAGAGTCGTCGCCAGGTCTCCGGACCCGGGTAGCCGTCCGCCGCCCCGCCCCGCCAGCCCTGGGCGCGCTGGAACGCCTCGACTCCTCGCCGGTCCGGCTCGCCCCAGCGCGGTCCCGGCCCGGTCGTGTAGTACTTGCCGAACCCTTTCTTCACCAGCTGTCTGCCGAGCTGGGTGACGTACTTGTTGCTCGCGCCGGGCCGGAACATCGCGCGTCCCGGGTAGCCGGGGACGCCGTGCGAGGAGGGTGCGGGCGGGCCCGCCGCCCCGGCCCGGCCGCCCGCGGCGATGTCCTTGCCGCCGCCGGTCACCAGCAGCGTCCAGGTCTGCGCCCCGGGCAGCCCGTCCGCGTCCTCGCCCCGCCAGCCCTGCGCCTGCTGGAACGCCTGGGTGGCCCTGCGGTCCGCGTCCGTCCAGCGAGGACCGGGACCGGAGGTGTAGTAGCGCCCGGCGCCGCGCTCCACGAGCATGCGGCCCAGCTGGGTGACGTACTTGTTGTTGGCCCCGGGACCGAAGTAGGCGGCCCCCGGGAACGGCGTCGCCTCCGGCGCCGCCGGCTTGCCGTTGTCCGGCTCGGCCGGGTCCGGTTCCGCGCCCGCCGCGGCGCCCGCGAGCCCCTTGTACCGGTAGGCGACGTACCGGTCCGAGTTGCTCCAGTAGGCGTAGGGGGTGGCCTGCTTGCGGGCGTACGGGCGGGTCTCCTCGTAGGCGAGGTAGTAGGTGTGCGTGTAGTCCGTCCAGCCGCCGAAGATGACGACGTGGGAGCCCTGCTCGGGGTTGGCCGGGTTGTGGAAGAGCAGGATGTCGCCGGGCTGGAGGTCATCCTTGGCGATCTTGATGCCGTACTGGTCGAGGCTGCCGGTCCACTCGTTGCGCGGCAGGCTCCAGGCCATGGACACGAAGCCCGAGCAGTCCTGCCGGTAGCCGTCGCCCCAGTAGGTGGACATGCTGTACGGCACCCGCGCGGCGACCCACTGCTTGGCCCGCCGGATGATGTCGGCGCGGGTGGTGGTCGGCGTCTTCACGGCCGCGGGCTTTCCCCCGGGGCCGTGCAGCGGGGCCTTGTCGCCCTGCGGGGTGTCGGGCTCGTCACGCGCGGGGACGCCGGGGCGGGCCGGGACGTGAGGGGCGGCGAAGGCCGGGGCCGCGTGGACCATGCCGAACGCGGTGGAGGCCGCGGTGGCGAGGATCACGGCTCGGGCGGCGGCGGGGTGAGCGCCGGTCGACCGGGGGAGAACGCGTCGCCAGTGGACGCAACCGGGGCAGTCGCAGTCGCTCGCGGGATCGACTTCCTCGAATACCGGAGTCTCCATGGGACGCCCCTCACACTCCAGGTAGAAATGTCCGCAACTGTGCACATTGGTCAGTTTCTCAACTGTCGCCCGGACGCGCATGCTGACGGTCCGAATGATGTACGCCACCCCCGGGGTGCGGTCCCGAGCACCCGTCGACGTCCGGTAGAGTCGTGCAGGTCAGCAGGCGCCGCTAGCTCAGTTGGTTAGAGCAGCTGACTCTTAATCAGCGGGTCCGGGGTTCGAGTCCCTGGCGGCGCACGCATGATCGAAGGCCTCCCGCGAAAGCGGGGGGCCTTCCGCGTGTACCGGATCGGGGTGGTGGCCGTGCGGAGGCTCGAGCGGATGTGCACAACGGGTCCACAAGACCCCCACAGGCGCCACAATGAACGCGTATGACCGGTAAACACCGCGTTTCGCATCTTGCGATCATGATGAGCACCGTAGAACCCTGGCTTTTCAAGATGCTGCGGATACGCGGCAGTTGGGGGGCAAGGATCCGGTTGCCGGAGTTGCGGGGAAAGGGGCCCCGCTTCGGAGGATGCCGAGGGGGGCGTCTGCAACCGGAAGGTCGCTGTTACCTGTCTAATGCTGTGAAGATTGTGGTGACTGCGGCCCACCACTGATACGTCTGTGAAGGTCGAGGGGGACCAGAGCAGTCGTAAGGAACCGACGACACGCGGCTCGTCCGCGTGTGGGGGGATGACTCATGACGTCGACGCCGACGGGCGCCCGGCAGAACTTCGACCCGTCCGACACCACACAGCTCAGGCTGCCTTCGCATCGGACCGGCACACTGCGCCGGATAAAGAAAACCCTTCCGAAGTACGACTACGAGCACTACAGCAGACTCGCCGGTCCCCTCACGCAGCCCGACCCGGGCAAGCCCTACAAGGTGCAGTACCGCTCGCTGATCTCGCAGGAGCCGCACCGCATCCGGGTCGCCCTGATGCTCGCCGCGGCCCCGCTGCTCTCGCTGGTCCTGCTGGCCTGGCTGCTCCAGCCGGAGCACTGGACCGAGCGCGACTACCCGGCCTTCTCGTGGCTGCCGGCCCTGGACATCGTCATGCTCGTCTCGATCGGCCTGATCGAGTTCTTCCGCTGCATGAACGTGCTGTCCAACGCGCACGCCACCCTGGTCGCCCGGGACCCGGTCCCGGTGGTCCCCGAGACCGGCACCAGAGTCGCCTTCCTCACCTCCTTCGTGCCCGGCAAGGAGCCGCTGGAGATGGTGACCAAGACCCTGGAAGCCGCGGTCAGGATCCGGCACCGCGGCCTCATGCACGTCTGGCTCCTGGACGAGGGCGACGACCCGGCGGTCAAGGAGGTGTGCGCCCGGCTCGGCGTGCACCACTTCTCCCGCAAGGGCGTCGAGAAGTGGAACCAGCCCAAGGGCCCGCACCGCGCCAAGACCAAGCACGGCAACTACAACGCCTGGCTGGACGCGCACGGCGACCAGTACGACTTCTTCGCCTCGGTGGACACCGACCACGTGCCGCTGCCCAACTACCTGGAGCGGATGCTCGGCTTCTTCCGCGACCCGGACATCGGCTTCGTGATCGGCCCGCAGGTCTACGGCAACTACGACAACTTCGTCACCAAGGCCGCCGAGTCCCAGCAGTTCCTCTTCCACGCGCTGATCCAGCGCGCCGGCAACAAGTACGGCGCCCCGATGTTCGTGGGCACCTCCAACGCCGTACGGATCAGCGCGCTGAAGCAGATCGGCGGCCTGTACGACTCGATCACCGAGGACATGGCGACCGGGTTCGAGATCCACCGCCACAAGAATCCGGCCACCGGCAGGAAGTGGCGCTCGGTCTACACCCCGGACGTGCTCGCGGTCGGTGAGGGACCGAGCGCCTGGACGGACTTCTTCACCCAGCAGATGCGCTGGTCGCGAGGGACGTACGAGACGATCCTCAAGCAGTACTGGAAGGGCTGGTACTCGCTGCCGCCGAGCAAGCTCTTCAACTACACGATGATGATCATCTTCTACCCGATGTCCGCCCTCAACTGGATCCTCGCGGCCCTGAGTTGCGCGCTGTTCCTGGGCCTGGGCGCCTCGGGTGTGAACATCGACCCCACCGTGTGGCTGATGCTCTACGGCAACGCCTCCGCGCTCCAGATCGGCCTGTACATCTGGAACCGCCGGCACAACGTCTCCCCGCACGAGCCCGAGGGCTCCGGCGGTGTCGCGGGCATGGTGATGTCGGCCCTGTCCGCCCCGCTCTACGCGAAGGCGCTCGTCGACTCGCTGCTGCGGCGCAAGAGCAAGTTCGTGGTCACGCCCAAGGGCGACTCGGCCAGCCCCGACCGGTGGTTCGCGACCTTCCGCTACCACTGGTACTTCATCCTGATCTTCGGTGGCTCGATCGGCGCGGGCATCGCCCTCGGGCACTCGCACCCCGCGATGATCATCTGGGCGACCTTCGCCATGCTGATCACCGCGACACCGATCTTCACCTGGCGGCACATGCTGCGGCAGGCGAAGAAGCGGCCGGCCGCGACCGCCGAGGAGCCCCAGGGGCCCGTGGTGCCGGCGCAGGTTCCGGCTCAGGTCGCGGCGCAGTACCAGCCGCAGCCGCTGCCGACCCAGCACGCGCCGGCCCACAAGCCGACCTGGGCTGCCGCGTCGGCCCCGGGCAGCGCGGGCGGGGGCGACGGGGGCAACGACCAGACCATGCAGATCGCCCTTGGTGGACTTGGGGGACGTAAGGAATGAACGACCGTGCAGGCCGCCGCCGCGCCCGTCGACTCGCGATCGGTACGGCGGTGGTGCTCGCGCTGGCCGGGATGAACGGCCCGTGGCTGTACCGCTTCGGGACGGCGAAATACCACCAGTACCAGATCAACAAGCCCGAGTACAAAGCCGAGAACGGCAAGTGGGAGATCGTCGACTTCCCCGAGAAGTACCGGCAGAACACCATCCACGCGGCGCTGCTGCGCACGGGGAAGGTGCTGCTGGTGGCGGGCTCGGGCAACAACCAGGACAACTTCGACGCGAAGAAGTTCGACACCCGGATCTGGGACCCGGTCAAGGGCACGATCAAGAAGGTGCCGACCCCGAGCGACCTGTTCTGCACCGGGCACACCCAGCTCGCGAACGGCAATCTGCTGATCGCGGGTGGCACCAAGCGGTACGAGAAGCTCAAGGGTGACGTCACCAAGGCCGGTGGCCTGATGATCGTCCACAACGAGAACCCGGACGAGCCGATCACCCTGCCGGCGGGCACCAAGTTCACCGGCAAGGAGAACGGCCGGACCTTCGTGTCCAAGGACCCGGTGGTCGTGGAGCGGGCCACGAAGGTCTTCGACAAGGCGACCGGCAAGTTCCTGCGCAACGACCCCGGGCTCGGGCGCATCTACGTGGAGGCGCAGAAGAGCGGCGCCAAGTACGAGACGGGTACGCAGGACAACTACCGGATCCAGGGTCTGACCGGGGCGGACGCGCGCAACACGTACGGCATCGCGCAGAAGCTCGCGCTCGACAAGAAGGACTTCCAGGGGATCCGGGACGCCTTCGAGTTCGATCCGGTCGCCGAGAAGTACATCAAGGTCGACCCGATGAAGGAGGCCCGCTGGTATCCGACGCTCACGACCCTGAGCGACGGGAAGATCCTCAGCGTCTCCGGGCTCGACGACATCGGTCAGCTGGTGCCGGGCAAGAACGAGGTCTTCGACCCGAAGACCAAGAAGTGGACGTACACGTCGAAGATCCGCCAGTTCCCGACCTACCCCGCGCTGTTCCTCATGCAGAACGGCAAGATCTTCTACTCGGGGTCGAACGCGGGGTACGGGCCGGACAACGTGGGGCGCGTACCGGGCGTCTGGGACGTGGCCAGCAACAAGTTCACCAAGATCCCGGGGCTCAGCGACGCGAACGAGATGGAGACCTCCGGGACCGTGCTGCTGCCTCCGGCGCAGGACGAGAAGTTCATGGTGATCGGAGGCGGCGGGGTCGGCGAGTCCAAGCTGTCCAGCAACCGCACCCGGATCGTGGACATGAAGGCGGACAACCCGAAGTTCGTGGACGGGCCGACGCTGGAGAAGGGGACCCGGTATCCGCAGGCGTCGATCCTTCCCGACGACTCGGTGCTGGTCTCCGGGGGGTCGGAGGACTATCGCGGGCGCGGTGACTCCAACATCCTGCAGGCCCGGCTGTACCACCCGGACACCAACACGTTCGAGTCGGTGGCCGATCCGCTGGTGGGGCGCAACTACCACTCCGGGTCACTGCTGCTGCCGGACGGGCGGGTGATGTTCTTCGGGTCGGACTCCTTGTACGGGGACAAGGCGAACACCAAGCCGGGGGTCTTCGAGCAGCGGATCGAGATCTACACGCCGCCGTATCTGTACCGGGACTCGCGTCCTTCGCTGTCCGGGGGGCCGCAGACGATCGCTCGGGGTGCCTCCGGGACGTTCACCTCTCCGCAGGCTTCCGTGATCAAGAAGGTGCGGTTGATCCGGCCCAGTGCGTCGACGCATGTGACCGACGTGGATCAGCGGTCCATCGAGCTGAAGTTCACGGTCTCCGGTGACAAGGTGAAGGTGACGGTGCCGGAGAACAAGAATCTGGTGCAGTCGGGGTGGTACATGCTGTTCGTCGACGACGACCAGGGGACGCCGTCGAAGGCACAGTGGGTTCGAGTGCCGTAGGACCAAGAACGCTCCCGCACCCTGATCTCGGGTGCGGGAGCGTTGTGGTTGGCCGCGCGGTTCCCCGCGCCCCTAGGGTGTTGAAGCCTGCGCCAGCTTCAATGCGTACGTCGGCCACCACTCGCCCGCCTTCGGGCCGCCCTTGCACTCGCCGTCCGACTCTCCGGGGCGCTTGACCCAGAGGTAGGCGTCCACCAGCGGGTCGGCCGTCTTTATGGTCGGCGTCTCCCCCAGCGCCCTGCCCGGCGGGTTGCACCAGCGTTCGTTCTCGTCGCCGCCCTTGTACGGGCCGTTGCCGTTGCGGCTGGTGTCGATGACGAAGTGCTTGTTGCCCACCTTGGCGGAGAGCTGCTTGCCGTAGGCGATGGAGTCCTCGGTGGAGTAGAAGTTGGAGACGTTCACCGAGAAGCCGTCGGCCTTGGCGATTCCGGCCCACTTGAGGGGCTCGAAGATCTGGTCGGGGTGGCCCCAGCCCGCGTTGCCCGCGTCCAGGTACACCTTCGTGTTCTTCAGGGACTTGAGCTTGTCGATGGCGCCGGTGAGCAGGTCGTAGCGCTCCTCGTGGAACTCGTCCTTGGTGCAGCCGTCGACCAGGTGCAGAACCGCGTCCGGTTCGAGGATCACCGTCGCCGAGCGGTCGCCGATGCCCGCCGCCACCCCGTCGATCCAGGTCCGGTAGGCGTTGCCGTCGGCGGCGCCGCCCTGGGAGTACTGGCCGCAGTCGCGGTGCGGGATGTTGTAGAGGACCAGCAGGGCCGTACGGCCGGCCTTGTCCGCGGCCTCGGTGAAGCCGCGTGCCTCCGGCTCGGGGCTCTCCGGGCCGATCCACTCGCCGGTCGGCTGCTGGGCGATCTTGCGGATCTGTTCGGCCTCGTCGTCCTTGCCGCTCTTCGCGTAGGCCGCGACCTGCTTGGCCGCGTTGCCGTCCGGGTTGACCCAGAACGGGTCGGCCTCCTTGGGCTGCTGGGTGATCCCGGCACTCGCCTTGTCGCCCTCCCCCTCTTCGTTCCCGTCTCCCGAGGACGAACACGCGGCGAGCAGCAGTGCCGCCCCCAGCACCGCCGCACCGAACCGCGCGCGGGCCGCCCTCCTGGCCCCCCTGCTGACGTACATCCAATTCCCCCCTGGGTGCACCGTGGCAAGTCTCAATCGTGACACACCGGTCGCGCCGCCCACGAGGTCGCCCGAGCCTTGTCCAGGAGCTGTTACAGCCTCGACGGTCGGGGTAGGTGCGCGTCGTGAAGGGGCGCTCGTCGATGAAGGGGAGTGCTCAGCGATGCGGTACGCCACCAGGGAGATCCGGCTGGCCTCGGCACTGGTGGAGGCGGCGGACACCCTCTTCGAGGGTTTCGAGGCTACGCGGTACTTACAGACCGTGTCCGACCACTGTGTGGAACTGCTCGACGCCCTGGCGGCCGGGGTGATGCTCATCGACGGCGGCCGGTCGGTGTCGCTGGCCGCCAGCAGCCGGCACGAGCGGATGGCGCTGGACCTGCTGGAGGCACAGCACGGCGGCGGGCCCTGTCTGGACAGCTACGACTCGGGGGAGCCGGTACCGCCGGTCTCCATACGGGTCGCCCACGCGGACGCCCGCTGGCCCGACTTCACCGAGCGGGCCCTCCGGCACGACGTGGTGACGACGTTCGCGGTCCCGCTGCGCCGCCGCGAACACCTGCTGGGCGCCCTCAACGTGTTCGTGCCGACGCTGCCCGACCCCACCCCGGCCGACGACGTCCCCTCCGAGCTCCAGGTCGCCCAGGCTCTCGCCGACGCCGCCGCCCTCGGTCTGCGGAACCGTCACGCCTATGCCCAGTACCGCACCCTGTCCGGCCAGTTGCAGGAAGCGCTGTCGAGCAGGGTCCGTATCGAACAGGCCAAGGGGATGCTCGCAGAGCGCTGGAGCGTTGCCGCCGACCGCGCGTTCATGGCGCTGCGGCAGTACGCGCGACGGCACCGGCTGCCCCTGGAGCGAGTGGCGAACGCGGTCATCGAGGGTGTCGCCGACGACGCCGAGCTGCGCCGGGAGATCGGCTCGAGCACTGACGATCCCCCGTAGAACCCTGAACCACCAGCGCGTATGACGCAGAGCCACAGGGACGGGACTTGGCGTACATCAGCCTCTAGGCCCGGGCGCTCATCCGTTCTAGAGTCTTCTCATACGCATACGGCCCCAGCCCCTGGCCGCAGTCATCACCACCGAGCTTCCCAGACCTCCCGCGCCGTCGCCGGGTTACTCCCGCAACCCGAGCGCGCGCGGTCGAGGACCAGCCCGGTCGGCGGCTTCGGGGGGAGCGGGTCGCCGACCGGGCCGGGTGCGGCCGCCCGAGGTCTCGGACATCCTGTGTCCCGAAGTCCCGAAGTCCCGAAGTGCTAGAGGCCGGTGCCGGTGAGATACGCCGAGACGATCACGTTCGCCGTGTAGCTGCGGCTCGCCCGGTCGAAGGTGCCGCCGCAGGTGATCAGGCGCAGTTCGGCGCGGCCCGACTCGCGGGAGCCGTAGGCCTGGTGGGCGTCGAAGTCGTCGCGGGTGAGGACCCGCACGTCGTCGACGGTGAACTCGGCGACCCTGCCGTCGTCGCGGATCACCC is a genomic window containing:
- a CDS encoding DUF3592 domain-containing protein; the encoded protein is MGAFFYLVPGLIMAVALFGAYLMVRRWLRMRRAWRSGLTAEAECLRVYAMAHGGGDTRVRTSLRHVYEFRTREGRVVRFEEEGGPGTTLEGDIVTVHYADGPDVVATARPGRGGHGCAACAVLAFAGLVVLVCGGFMVAFAAMS
- a CDS encoding lytic polysaccharide monooxygenase yields the protein MRRKTKWYAAVVGLATTGAVVLSSGGASSHGYTDLPISRQKLCQNGTVTNCGSIQWEPQSVEGPKGFPAGGPADGQICNAGLSQFSQLSAPRTPSGGAWPATRVTGGQSYTFRWQFTAMHATTDFKYYVTKAGWNQNHNLARSDLNLTPFLTVPYNGQRPPSTLSHSGTLPSGLSGRHVIVAVWTIADTTNAFYACSDVTF
- a CDS encoding SPFH domain-containing protein, translating into MSTTTSHTPESEGPSRPARLIQNEATTEIPVHLLFRDDPDPVSVPLKPAVVARRQGTGEQPRLRRPGQVTPRPVPDVDPELAERPARVLPGSVGVLAGACGLAGCAVTSWWAGLLPPLVLEALRVPASAGAGLGPAQWAAYAGAGALGLFGFGGLARGRTGRAWVLGLFGRYRGTVRRTGLLWVNPLLLRRRVDVRLRHWRGEPMPAADASGVALRVVVLVVWRVRDTARATLGVDDHETYLRECVEAALARVPVEAPGSGRGSVDAAGEALTRLVAAETAPVGVQVFSVQPLRVEYAPEVAAAMHRRRIAALDAQHRATMLTSVVDSVEDTVTRLTMRGLVELDDYERKALVKDLTVAFCAGRGEQGA
- a CDS encoding peptidoglycan-binding protein, which translates into the protein METPVFEEVDPASDCDCPGCVHWRRVLPRSTGAHPAAARAVILATAASTAFGMVHAAPAFAAPHVPARPGVPARDEPDTPQGDKAPLHGPGGKPAAVKTPTTTRADIIRRAKQWVAARVPYSMSTYWGDGYRQDCSGFVSMAWSLPRNEWTGSLDQYGIKIAKDDLQPGDILLFHNPANPEQGSHVVIFGGWTDYTHTYYLAYEETRPYARKQATPYAYWSNSDRYVAYRYKGLAGAAAGAEPDPAEPDNGKPAAPEATPFPGAAYFGPGANNKYVTQLGRMLVERGAGRYYTSGPGPRWTDADRRATQAFQQAQGWRGEDADGLPGAQTWTLLVTGGGKDIAAGGRAGAAGPPAPSSHGVPGYPGRAMFRPGASNKYVTQLGRQLVKKGFGKYYTTGPGPRWGEPDRRGVEAFQRAQGWRGGAADGYPGPETWRRLFS
- a CDS encoding cellulose synthase catalytic subunit, which encodes MTSTPTGARQNFDPSDTTQLRLPSHRTGTLRRIKKTLPKYDYEHYSRLAGPLTQPDPGKPYKVQYRSLISQEPHRIRVALMLAAAPLLSLVLLAWLLQPEHWTERDYPAFSWLPALDIVMLVSIGLIEFFRCMNVLSNAHATLVARDPVPVVPETGTRVAFLTSFVPGKEPLEMVTKTLEAAVRIRHRGLMHVWLLDEGDDPAVKEVCARLGVHHFSRKGVEKWNQPKGPHRAKTKHGNYNAWLDAHGDQYDFFASVDTDHVPLPNYLERMLGFFRDPDIGFVIGPQVYGNYDNFVTKAAESQQFLFHALIQRAGNKYGAPMFVGTSNAVRISALKQIGGLYDSITEDMATGFEIHRHKNPATGRKWRSVYTPDVLAVGEGPSAWTDFFTQQMRWSRGTYETILKQYWKGWYSLPPSKLFNYTMMIIFYPMSALNWILAALSCALFLGLGASGVNIDPTVWLMLYGNASALQIGLYIWNRRHNVSPHEPEGSGGVAGMVMSALSAPLYAKALVDSLLRRKSKFVVTPKGDSASPDRWFATFRYHWYFILIFGGSIGAGIALGHSHPAMIIWATFAMLITATPIFTWRHMLRQAKKRPAATAEEPQGPVVPAQVPAQVAAQYQPQPLPTQHAPAHKPTWAAASAPGSAGGGDGGNDQTMQIALGGLGGRKE
- a CDS encoding kelch motif-containing protein — protein: MNDRAGRRRARRLAIGTAVVLALAGMNGPWLYRFGTAKYHQYQINKPEYKAENGKWEIVDFPEKYRQNTIHAALLRTGKVLLVAGSGNNQDNFDAKKFDTRIWDPVKGTIKKVPTPSDLFCTGHTQLANGNLLIAGGTKRYEKLKGDVTKAGGLMIVHNENPDEPITLPAGTKFTGKENGRTFVSKDPVVVERATKVFDKATGKFLRNDPGLGRIYVEAQKSGAKYETGTQDNYRIQGLTGADARNTYGIAQKLALDKKDFQGIRDAFEFDPVAEKYIKVDPMKEARWYPTLTTLSDGKILSVSGLDDIGQLVPGKNEVFDPKTKKWTYTSKIRQFPTYPALFLMQNGKIFYSGSNAGYGPDNVGRVPGVWDVASNKFTKIPGLSDANEMETSGTVLLPPAQDEKFMVIGGGGVGESKLSSNRTRIVDMKADNPKFVDGPTLEKGTRYPQASILPDDSVLVSGGSEDYRGRGDSNILQARLYHPDTNTFESVADPLVGRNYHSGSLLLPDGRVMFFGSDSLYGDKANTKPGVFEQRIEIYTPPYLYRDSRPSLSGGPQTIARGASGTFTSPQASVIKKVRLIRPSASTHVTDVDQRSIELKFTVSGDKVKVTVPENKNLVQSGWYMLFVDDDQGTPSKAQWVRVP
- a CDS encoding glycoside hydrolase family 6 protein, with protein sequence MYVSRGARRAARARFGAAVLGAALLLAACSSSGDGNEEGEGDKASAGITQQPKEADPFWVNPDGNAAKQVAAYAKSGKDDEAEQIRKIAQQPTGEWIGPESPEPEARGFTEAADKAGRTALLVLYNIPHRDCGQYSQGGAADGNAYRTWIDGVAAGIGDRSATVILEPDAVLHLVDGCTKDEFHEERYDLLTGAIDKLKSLKNTKVYLDAGNAGWGHPDQIFEPLKWAGIAKADGFSVNVSNFYSTEDSIAYGKQLSAKVGNKHFVIDTSRNGNGPYKGGDENERWCNPPGRALGETPTIKTADPLVDAYLWVKRPGESDGECKGGPKAGEWWPTYALKLAQASTP
- a CDS encoding GAF and ANTAR domain-containing protein — protein: MRYATREIRLASALVEAADTLFEGFEATRYLQTVSDHCVELLDALAAGVMLIDGGRSVSLAASSRHERMALDLLEAQHGGGPCLDSYDSGEPVPPVSIRVAHADARWPDFTERALRHDVVTTFAVPLRRREHLLGALNVFVPTLPDPTPADDVPSELQVAQALADAAALGLRNRHAYAQYRTLSGQLQEALSSRVRIEQAKGMLAERWSVAADRAFMALRQYARRHRLPLERVANAVIEGVADDAELRREIGSSTDDPP